In one window of Anabaena sphaerica FACHB-251 DNA:
- a CDS encoding BMP family protein, with amino-acid sequence MVLKLNRRKFLWYSSGTLGTSLLLKACANNPNPTPTAASGNEGLKIAIALPGIITDQAWNQSGYEGVNLAKQKLGADIAYVENVSQADQAEVLTDFARKGYNVVFAHGGQFDAAIEQVASQFPNTFFVAVNGSIKGDNIAALRIDHLQASYLCGIIGASVTKSNKLAYIAGQEFEATQQELRGFELGAKSINPNIQITSTFTGDWSDVSKGKEATLALISAGNDVIFQWLDTASAAVLQTASDKGVYAFGNTKDQLAVAPKAVLTSAVKRLDLAITYLAELAQKKQLKGQIYTIGFEQPEILSLGKFGEMLPEAVKEKVMARKQEIVDKKITFASCKEGGKDTRCVQKTQV; translated from the coding sequence ATGGTGTTAAAGTTAAATCGGCGTAAATTTCTTTGGTATAGTTCAGGAACATTAGGTACTAGCTTGCTGCTGAAAGCTTGCGCTAATAATCCCAACCCAACCCCGACAGCGGCCAGTGGTAATGAAGGTTTGAAAATAGCTATCGCTCTTCCTGGAATCATCACAGATCAAGCTTGGAATCAATCTGGTTATGAAGGTGTGAACTTAGCAAAACAAAAGCTAGGTGCAGATATTGCTTATGTGGAAAACGTCTCCCAAGCAGATCAAGCGGAAGTATTAACAGATTTTGCTCGTAAAGGATATAATGTAGTATTTGCTCACGGTGGACAATTTGATGCAGCGATAGAACAAGTTGCTTCCCAATTTCCTAATACTTTCTTTGTGGCTGTTAACGGTTCTATCAAAGGCGATAATATTGCTGCTTTGCGAATAGATCATCTCCAAGCTAGTTATTTATGTGGAATTATCGGTGCTTCTGTCACTAAATCTAACAAATTAGCTTACATTGCTGGACAAGAATTTGAAGCCACACAGCAAGAATTACGCGGCTTTGAATTAGGTGCAAAATCTATTAACCCAAATATCCAAATTACTTCTACTTTTACTGGTGATTGGAGTGATGTATCTAAGGGTAAAGAAGCTACTTTAGCTTTGATTTCTGCGGGAAACGATGTAATTTTTCAATGGCTAGATACAGCTTCAGCCGCAGTTTTGCAAACCGCGAGTGACAAAGGTGTTTATGCTTTTGGTAATACAAAAGATCAGTTGGCTGTTGCTCCTAAAGCTGTTTTAACAAGTGCGGTTAAGCGACTAGATTTAGCCATTACTTATTTAGCAGAATTAGCCCAAAAGAAACAGTTGAAAGGACAAATTTATACTATTGGTTTTGAACAACCAGAAATATTATCTCTAGGTAAATTTGGGGAAATGCTTCCAGAAGCAGTGAAAGAAAAAGTGATGGCTAGAAAACAGGAAATCGTCGATAAAAAAATTACCTTTGCATCATGTAAAGAAGGTGGTAAAGATACCCGTTGTGTGCAGAAAACACAAGTTTGA
- a CDS encoding ABC transporter ATP-binding protein has product MIYLRLENITKCFGSFVANDNINLSVEAGKIHGILGENGAGKTTLMNIISGIYQPDSGQIYLEEKPVNITSPKEAIKLGIGMIYQHFMLVPKLTVTENIILGTEKTWRLNLRQKQQEISALSQAYQLEINPNAKVEDLPVGIQQRVEILKVLYRQAKLLILDEPTAVLTPQEVTTLIAILRQLADRGNTIIFISHKLTEVMNLCDTVTVLRRGKVVATTNTKTTTNQELAELMVGREVVLHLQKSPASLGRLLLSVENLQVADDRGINAVHNISFQLREGEILGVAGVDGNGQRELADAIAGLRNIKQGKIGYNPASDQGLKIGYIPEDRQKMGLVLQFTIGENLILKSFRKIPFVRHFLLEKQAIKNNAQAAIEAFDMRMNSKDVKVSNLSGGNQQKVVLARELAGEPKLIIAMQPTRGLDVGATEVVHTKLLRERERGAGILYISTELEEVMAMSDRIAVIYKGEFVDILDAQSATIEEIGLLMAGSTIINAS; this is encoded by the coding sequence ATGATATATCTCCGCTTAGAAAATATTACTAAATGCTTTGGTTCATTTGTTGCTAATGATAATATTAATTTATCTGTTGAAGCTGGTAAAATTCATGGAATTTTAGGTGAAAATGGCGCAGGTAAAACAACGTTGATGAATATTATTAGTGGGATTTATCAACCAGATTCTGGGCAAATATATCTAGAAGAAAAGCCTGTAAACATTACTTCACCTAAAGAAGCGATTAAATTGGGTATTGGCATGATTTACCAACATTTTATGCTTGTACCCAAATTAACAGTGACAGAAAATATTATTTTAGGGACTGAAAAAACATGGCGTTTAAATTTACGGCAAAAACAACAAGAAATATCAGCTTTATCGCAAGCATATCAATTAGAAATTAACCCGAATGCTAAAGTTGAAGATTTACCAGTAGGAATACAACAACGGGTAGAAATTCTTAAAGTTCTCTATCGTCAAGCAAAATTGTTGATTCTCGATGAACCAACAGCAGTGCTAACACCTCAAGAAGTAACAACATTAATTGCGATTTTGCGTCAACTTGCGGATCGGGGAAATACGATTATTTTTATTAGTCACAAATTAACCGAAGTAATGAATTTGTGTGATACAGTAACTGTATTACGTCGGGGTAAAGTTGTGGCAACAACAAATACTAAAACTACTACAAATCAGGAGTTAGCTGAATTAATGGTAGGGCGGGAAGTTGTTTTGCATTTGCAAAAATCTCCCGCATCTTTGGGAAGATTATTATTATCGGTAGAAAATTTACAAGTTGCAGATGATCGGGGGATAAATGCCGTTCATAATATTTCTTTTCAACTGCGGGAAGGGGAGATTTTAGGAGTTGCAGGAGTAGATGGAAATGGACAGCGAGAATTAGCAGATGCTATTGCAGGTTTGCGAAATATTAAACAAGGTAAAATTGGGTATAATCCAGCAAGTGATCAGGGTTTAAAAATTGGTTATATCCCAGAAGATAGGCAGAAAATGGGGTTGGTATTACAGTTTACTATTGGAGAAAATCTAATTTTAAAGAGTTTCAGGAAAATACCATTTGTTCGCCATTTTTTATTAGAAAAACAAGCTATTAAAAATAATGCTCAAGCGGCAATAGAAGCATTTGATATGCGGATGAATAGTAAAGATGTAAAGGTAAGTAATTTATCAGGAGGAAATCAACAAAAGGTAGTTTTAGCAAGAGAATTAGCAGGAGAACCAAAGTTAATTATTGCTATGCAACCTACGAGGGGATTAGATGTAGGTGCGACAGAGGTAGTACATACAAAATTGTTAAGAGAGAGGGAACGAGGGGCGGGTATTTTGTATATTTCCACTGAGTTAGAGGAAGTAATGGCGATGAGCGATCGCATTGCTGTCATATATAAAGGCGAGTTTGTTGATATTTTGGATGCACAATCAGCAACTATTGAGGAAATTGGTTTATTAATGGCAGGTAGTACAATTATAAATGCAAGCTAA